In the Artemia franciscana chromosome 1, ASM3288406v1, whole genome shotgun sequence genome, one interval contains:
- the LOC136032422 gene encoding zinc finger protein 501-like, with product MNPMNEQALDHTIILANETDQSNRFLTECTQTEVLNTNISRADVFDKYLATKKLTNQLKELPAKEEEDAANKKNETTFQYDEIRSICNKYKNTLAIYRRTHTREKSFKCNTCNKSFSQKIHLIQHARIHTGEKPFKCDVCKNSFNEKSNLSRHMRTHTGEKPFKCNTCNKSFSQNINLIQHARIHTGEKPFKCNICNKSFSQNINLIKHARIHAGEKPFKCNICNKSFSQNINLIQHVRTHTGEKPFKCNICNKSFSQNSNLIQHARIHTGEKPFKCNICNKSFSQNNSLIQHARIHTGEKPFKCDACKNSFNDKSNLSRHMRTHTGEKPFKCNTCNKSFSQNINLIQHVRIHTGEKPLKSDVC from the coding sequence ATGAATCCGATGAATGAACAAGCCTTGGATCATACAATTATTTTAGCAAATGAAACCGATCAGTCCAATCGTTTTCTAACGGAGTGTACTCAAACTGAGGTATTGAATACAAACATTTCACGAGCAGACGTTTTTGATAAATATCTAGCCACAAAGAAGCTGACTAATCAGCTTAAGGAACTACCAGCCAAAGAAGAAGAGGATGCAGCAAATAAGAAGAATGAAACAACTTTCCAATATGATGAGATACGGTCTATATGcaataaatataagaatactCTTGCCATATACAGGAGAACCCACACCCGTGAAAAGTCATTCAAGTGCAATACATGTAATAAaagcttttctcaaaaaatacATCTCATTCAACATGCTAGGATCCACACTGGTGAGAAGCCCTTCAAGTGTGACGTATGCAAGAacagttttaatgaaaagagtaaTCTTTCGCGacacatgagaacccacaccggtgaaaagccattcaagtgcaATACATGTAATAAaagcttttctcaaaatattaatcTCATTCAACATGCTAGGATCCACACTGGTGAGAAGCCCTTCAAGTGCAATATATGTAATAAgagcttttctcaaaatattaatcTCATTAAACATGCTAGGATCCACGCTGGTGAGAAGCCCTTCAAGTGCAATATATGTAATAAgagcttttctcaaaatattaatcTCATTCAACATGTGAgaacccacaccggtgaaaagccattcaagtgcaatatatgtaataagagcttttctcaaaatagtaaTCTCATTCAACATGCTAGGATCCACACTGGTGAGAAGCCCTTCAAGTGCAATATATGTAATAAgagcttttctcaaaataatagTCTCATTCAACATGCTAGGATCCACACTGGTGagaagccattcaagtgtgacgcATGCAAGAACAGTTTTAATGACAAGAGTAATCTTTCGCGACatatgagaacccacaccggtgaaaagccattcaagtgcaATACATGTAATAAaagcttttctcaaaatattaatcTTATTCAACATGTGAGGATCCACACTGGTGAGAAGCCATTAAAGTCTGACGTATGCTAG
- the LOC136042998 gene encoding zinc finger protein 501-like: protein MNPMNEQALDHTIILANETDQSNRFLTECTQTEVLNTNISRADVFDKYLATKKLTNQLKELPAKEEEDAANKKNETTFQYDEIQSICNKYKNTLAIYRRTHTREKSFKCNTCNKSFSQKIHLIQHARIHTGEKPFKCDVCKNSFNEKSNLSRHMRTHTGEKPFKCNTCNKSFSQNINLIQHARIHTGEKPFKCNICNKSFSQNINLIKHARIHAGEKPFKCNICNKSFSQNINLIQHVRTHTGEKPFKCNICNKSFSQNSNLIQHARIHTGEKPFKCNICNKSFSQNNSLIQHARIHTGEKPFKCDACKNSFNDKSNLSRHMRTHTGEKPFTCNTCNKSFSQNINLIQHVRIHTGEKPLKSDVC, encoded by the coding sequence ATGAATCCGATGAATGAACAAGCCTTGGATCATACAATTATTTTAGCAAATGAAACCGATCAGTCCAATCGTTTTCTAACGGAGTGTACTCAAACTGAGGTATTGAATACAAACATTTCACGAGCAGACGTTTTTGATAAATATCTAGCCACAAAGAAGCTGACTAATCAGCTTAAGGAACTACCAGCCAAAGAAGAAGAGGATGCAGCAAATAAGAAGAATGAAACAACTTTCCAATATGATGAGATACAGTCTATATGcaataaatataagaatactCTTGCCATATACAGGAGAACCCACACCCGTGAAAAGTCATTCAAGTGCAATACATGTAATAAaagcttttctcaaaaaatacATCTCATTCAACATGCTAGGATCCACACTGGTGAGAAGCCCTTCAAGTGTGACGTATGCAAGAacagttttaatgaaaagagtaaTCTTTCGCGacacatgagaacccacaccggtgaaaagccattcaagtgcaATACATGTAATAAaagcttttctcaaaatattaatcTCATTCAACATGCTAGGATCCACACTGGTGAGAAGCCCTTCAAGTGCAATATATGTAATAAgagcttttctcaaaatattaatcTCATTAAACATGCTAGGATCCACGCTGGTGAGAAGCCCTTCAAGTGCAATATATGTAATAAgagcttttctcaaaatattaatcTCATTCAACATGTGAgaacccacaccggtgaaaagccattcaagtgcaatatatgtaataagagcttttctcaaaatagtaaTCTCATTCAACATGCTAGGATCCACACTGGTGAGAAGCCCTTCAAGTGCAATATATGTAATAAgagcttttctcaaaataatagTCTCATTCAACATGCTAGGATCCACACTGGTGagaagccattcaagtgtgacgcATGCAAGAACAGTTTTAATGACAAGAGTAATCTTTCGCGACatatgagaacccacaccggtgaaaagccattcacgTGCAATACATGTAATAAaagcttttctcaaaatattaatcTTATTCAACATGTGAGGATCCACACTGGTGAGAAGCCATTAAAGTCTGACGTATGCTAG